A region from the Bacteroidota bacterium genome encodes:
- a CDS encoding AMP-binding protein, whose translation MISTAPSSVSTIPDLFHQSAARYADRPALAMINGPTLTYLDVSHRVMQLAKMLNDEGITSGDRVAIYSENHMNWGIAYLAIQEAGGVVVPILPDFHTGAVSHILRHSEARAVFTSPRLLNRLDESPAKFTINLETFQISRGGKTWETLLRLGEAALTNLKARARRFLHSAHEKESPSLAVIIYTSGTTGHSKGVMLTHQNLIANIQSVRKLVHIVETDRFLSLLPLAHTFECTLGFLTPLSAGASVHYLDRAPTAPVLLPALQTVRPTVMLSVPLIIEKIYKQKIIPAFHGNFIIRNVYGLPPFRKLLNKKAGKKLLQTFGGELKLFCIGGAALAPDTEFFLREAGFPYCIGYGLTETSPLVTGTPPETTRLRSAGKAILNVQVRIDHPDPVTGAGEIWVKGPNVMAGYYRDPEKTAEVLSQDGWFHTGDLGYIDEDGYLFIKGRSKNMILGPSGENIYPEELESLLNEHDWVSESLVLEDGKEIVARVFLNSEIIDQELAKHATNEAGARKRILAFFEELKSAVNQRTSKFAKIARIIEQPEPFEKTPTQKIKRFLYTTKSAGGDPSM comes from the coding sequence ATGATCAGCACGGCTCCCTCTTCAGTTTCCACCATACCCGACCTTTTCCATCAATCGGCTGCACGGTATGCAGACCGGCCCGCACTTGCCATGATTAACGGACCGACACTGACCTATCTGGATGTAAGCCATCGGGTCATGCAGCTTGCCAAAATGCTTAACGATGAGGGAATCACCTCGGGTGACCGGGTGGCCATCTATTCAGAAAATCACATGAACTGGGGCATTGCTTACCTTGCCATACAGGAGGCGGGCGGTGTGGTGGTACCGATTCTGCCTGATTTTCACACGGGTGCCGTCAGCCATATTCTCCGTCATTCCGAGGCCAGGGCTGTTTTCACTTCACCACGTCTGTTAAACCGACTCGACGAATCTCCAGCCAAATTCACCATCAACCTGGAAACCTTTCAGATATCGCGGGGAGGCAAAACCTGGGAGACTCTGCTTCGTCTTGGTGAAGCGGCCCTGACCAACCTGAAAGCACGGGCACGTCGTTTTCTTCATTCAGCGCATGAAAAGGAATCCCCCTCGCTTGCAGTGATCATTTATACGTCTGGCACCACCGGACATTCAAAAGGGGTGATGCTGACCCATCAGAACCTGATTGCTAACATCCAGAGCGTCAGGAAACTGGTCCATATTGTTGAAACAGACCGCTTTCTGTCGCTTCTGCCATTGGCACATACTTTTGAGTGCACCCTTGGATTTCTAACGCCGCTCTCTGCCGGTGCCAGTGTTCATTATCTTGACCGGGCCCCGACCGCACCTGTGCTTCTGCCGGCACTGCAAACCGTCCGTCCCACGGTGATGCTTTCTGTACCGCTGATCATTGAAAAAATTTACAAGCAAAAAATCATTCCCGCTTTCCATGGCAATTTCATCATCAGAAATGTGTATGGGTTGCCTCCATTCAGGAAACTGTTAAACAAGAAAGCCGGAAAAAAGCTCTTACAGACCTTTGGCGGAGAGTTGAAATTATTTTGCATTGGTGGAGCGGCCCTTGCCCCGGATACTGAATTCTTCTTACGGGAGGCAGGCTTTCCCTATTGCATTGGTTATGGACTGACTGAAACATCACCGCTTGTTACCGGGACTCCCCCCGAAACCACACGACTCCGGTCGGCCGGAAAAGCCATTCTGAACGTACAAGTCCGGATTGATCACCCCGATCCGGTAACAGGTGCGGGTGAAATCTGGGTAAAAGGGCCAAATGTTATGGCCGGGTATTACCGTGATCCGGAAAAAACAGCCGAGGTGCTTTCTCAGGATGGATGGTTTCACACGGGTGATCTGGGATATATTGACGAGGATGGTTACCTGTTCATCAAAGGACGATCAAAGAATATGATTCTTGGTCCTTCCGGCGAGAATATCTATCCGGAAGAATTGGAGTCCCTTCTGAATGAACATGATTGGGTCTCGGAAAGTCTGGTTCTTGAAGATGGTAAAGAAATCGTTGCAAGGGTTTTTCTTAACTCTGAAATTATAGATCAGGAATTGGCAAAGCACGCCACCAATGAAGCCGGAGCCAGGAAACGAATTCTGGCCTTTTTTGAGGAACTGAAATCTGCTGTTAACCAACGGACTTCAAAATTTGCAAAAATTGCCCGGATTATCGAACAACCAGAACCTTTCGAGAAGACCCCGACTCAGAAAATCAAAAGGTTTCTTTATACTACAAAATCGGCTGGCGGAGATCCATCAATGTAA
- a CDS encoding long-chain fatty acid--CoA ligase: protein MSAQPTRLFELLEFAKTRHNRFDAICNKVNGRWIRYSTEECIRLSEFFGLGLYSLGIRKGDTIGLVSENRPEWNFIDLGCQSIGAVLVPVYPTSALEQMEYILNDAEIKYFFVSSEVLHERFSPSYKQLKTCKTVYTINNIEGMPFWKDVLHAGEKLAGEKPHLIQELKAQVTPEDLATLIYTSGTTGEPKGVMLTHANIVSNVLACQDVLDVQPGKDRTLSFLPLCHSFERMVNYFYQYTGLGVYYAESMDTIADNLKEVKPDLFTTVPRLLEKVYDKIVAKGAALKGLKKQLFFWALNLAKRYDPETNMGLWYNFQLHLANKLIFSKWREALGDNIRFIVAGGAALSPKLARVFSAGKIKVLQGYGLTETSPVISVNTIKRNRMGSIGPVVPGVEVMISGEGEILARGPNIMRGYYKKPEATAEVIRDGWFYTGDIGHLDSDGYLFITDRKKEMFKTSGGRYIAPQPIENELKASRFIEQAMVIGEGKNFAAALIVPSFVQLTDYLKKKHTKLPDNYEMTHTPEVIDLIQREIDKVNERLSQSERIKQFRLLHHEWTIDSGELTPTLKPRRKVILEKYAAQVAEIYAGSESEH from the coding sequence ATGTCTGCTCAACCGACCCGGTTGTTTGAACTTCTCGAATTTGCAAAAACCCGCCACAACCGCTTCGATGCCATTTGTAACAAAGTCAATGGCCGATGGATCCGGTATTCCACCGAAGAGTGTATCCGATTGTCAGAATTTTTCGGACTCGGGTTGTATTCACTCGGAATCAGAAAAGGGGATACCATCGGACTGGTTTCTGAAAACCGACCCGAATGGAACTTCATCGATCTGGGATGTCAATCGATCGGGGCCGTCCTGGTACCGGTTTATCCGACCTCGGCTCTTGAACAGATGGAGTACATTCTAAACGACGCCGAAATCAAATATTTCTTTGTCAGCAGTGAAGTGCTTCATGAACGGTTTTCCCCCTCGTATAAACAATTGAAAACCTGCAAAACGGTTTATACCATCAATAACATTGAGGGGATGCCTTTCTGGAAGGATGTGCTCCATGCAGGAGAAAAACTTGCAGGTGAGAAACCTCATCTGATCCAGGAATTAAAGGCTCAGGTAACGCCCGAAGATCTGGCCACTCTGATCTACACCTCTGGTACCACCGGCGAACCAAAAGGGGTCATGCTGACTCATGCCAATATCGTCAGTAACGTATTGGCCTGTCAGGATGTGTTAGACGTTCAGCCCGGCAAGGACCGAACACTCAGTTTTCTGCCTCTGTGCCATTCCTTTGAGCGGATGGTGAACTATTTCTACCAGTACACAGGTCTGGGTGTTTATTATGCGGAAAGCATGGATACCATTGCCGACAATCTGAAAGAAGTGAAACCGGATTTGTTTACCACTGTTCCGCGGTTACTCGAAAAAGTTTATGACAAAATCGTAGCCAAAGGTGCTGCGCTGAAGGGGCTTAAAAAGCAATTGTTTTTCTGGGCCCTCAATCTGGCAAAGCGGTATGATCCGGAAACCAACATGGGATTGTGGTACAATTTCCAGCTGCACCTGGCCAATAAACTGATCTTTTCGAAATGGCGTGAAGCGTTGGGTGATAACATCCGGTTTATTGTGGCAGGCGGAGCAGCCTTGTCACCAAAACTGGCACGTGTGTTTTCAGCCGGAAAGATCAAGGTGCTTCAGGGCTACGGCCTCACCGAAACCTCTCCCGTTATCAGTGTGAATACCATTAAACGAAACAGAATGGGATCCATCGGACCAGTCGTTCCGGGAGTGGAGGTGATGATTTCCGGGGAAGGTGAAATTCTGGCCCGGGGTCCGAACATCATGCGGGGTTATTACAAAAAGCCAGAGGCAACCGCCGAGGTTATCAGGGATGGCTGGTTTTACACAGGCGATATCGGTCACCTGGATTCGGATGGGTACCTGTTTATCACCGATCGAAAGAAGGAAATGTTCAAAACATCGGGTGGAAGGTATATTGCCCCTCAACCCATTGAAAATGAACTGAAAGCCAGCCGGTTTATTGAACAGGCCATGGTGATCGGCGAAGGAAAGAATTTTGCTGCTGCACTGATCGTGCCTTCATTTGTTCAGCTGACCGATTACCTGAAAAAGAAGCACACTAAACTGCCTGATAATTATGAAATGACGCATACACCTGAAGTAATTGACCTGATTCAGCGCGAGATTGACAAAGTGAATGAACGCCTCAGCCAATCCGAGCGGATTAAGCAGTTTCGACTTCTGCACCATGAATGGACCATCGACAGTGGTGAACTGACACCCACCCTGAAGCCAAGGCGCAAGGTCATCCTGGAAAAATATGCCGCTCAGGTAGCCGAGATTTATGCCGGATCCGAGTCAGAGCACTGA
- a CDS encoding cob(I)yrinic acid a,c-diamide adenosyltransferase, translating to MKLYTKTGDQGTTSLFGGQRVSKASLRVEAYGTVDETNSVIGLGRTVAADFQREDELLKSIQNDLFVLGADLATPVTASGPSQVPRISDHHIREIEKQIDFYQAACPPFRFFVLPGGTPLAAHLHVARTVCRRAERIVVQLSESSPEFENIIVYLNRLSDLLFIIARYVNLQSGVSETEWKVRG from the coding sequence ATGAAATTATATACCAAAACCGGAGACCAGGGAACCACCTCACTTTTCGGAGGGCAGCGGGTCAGCAAAGCATCTCTCCGTGTTGAAGCTTATGGGACCGTTGATGAAACCAATTCGGTGATCGGATTGGGCCGGACCGTTGCAGCAGATTTTCAAAGGGAAGATGAACTGCTGAAATCCATCCAGAATGACCTGTTTGTTCTGGGCGCAGATCTGGCCACACCCGTGACCGCCTCAGGACCCTCGCAGGTTCCACGGATCTCGGATCATCATATCAGGGAAATCGAAAAACAAATCGACTTTTATCAGGCTGCCTGTCCGCCTTTCCGGTTTTTTGTCCTTCCCGGAGGAACTCCTCTGGCTGCTCATCTTCACGTTGCCCGAACGGTTTGCCGTCGGGCAGAACGGATCGTGGTTCAACTCTCTGAATCCTCTCCGGAATTTGAAAATATCATTGTATATTTAAATCGTCTTTCAGATCTTCTTTTCATCATCGCCCGGTACGTGAATCTTCAGTCCGGTGTCTCAGAAACTGAATGGAAAGTCAGAGGATGA
- a CDS encoding MFS transporter → MRSKPSLLIIFLTVFIDLIGFGMIIPLLPYYALAFDASPLMVTFLSTIYSLMQFLFSPFWGGLSDRFGRRPVLLISIAGTACAYGWFAVAGSLTSLFMARLLGGVFTANFGAAQAYIADITTTENRAKGMGLFGAAFGLGFIVGPALGGLLSPFGYMVPGLVAASLSVLNFVFAWWFLPESQQPAVRARNRQKPFQWLAVHRPFTDFLRLRQDRNPVFFLILIVWVVITGHAMFEGTFALILESVLQFSAREFGLIFTVIGIVTAVVQGVLIGPLTQRFGNRFLIISGLWFTMLSLVILSLMSPDSLWLLYIGIVSYSFGLALFSPSMNGLISGMTHQDDQGKILGLSQGFGSLGRIVGPVTGGLAFTAGPPGLPLWAGATLMGLGLLLIWNHLKPDLTRS, encoded by the coding sequence ATGCGGTCCAAACCTTCACTTCTGATCATTTTTCTGACGGTCTTCATCGATCTGATCGGATTCGGAATGATCATTCCGCTGCTTCCGTATTATGCCTTGGCATTTGATGCCTCACCCCTGATGGTGACTTTCCTGTCTACCATTTACTCGCTGATGCAATTTCTGTTCTCTCCTTTCTGGGGTGGGCTTAGTGACCGTTTCGGTCGCCGGCCGGTCCTCCTGATTTCCATTGCCGGTACGGCTTGTGCCTATGGTTGGTTTGCCGTTGCAGGTTCCCTTACCAGTTTGTTTATGGCCCGGTTGCTTGGTGGCGTATTTACCGCCAATTTTGGGGCGGCTCAGGCCTATATTGCTGACATTACCACCACCGAAAACCGGGCAAAGGGAATGGGGCTTTTCGGTGCTGCATTCGGACTCGGATTTATTGTTGGACCGGCGCTGGGAGGGCTGCTTTCTCCCTTTGGCTACATGGTCCCCGGTCTGGTGGCCGCCTCACTTTCAGTCCTCAATTTCGTTTTTGCCTGGTGGTTTCTTCCGGAATCCCAGCAACCGGCAGTACGCGCACGAAACCGGCAGAAACCTTTTCAGTGGTTGGCTGTCCACCGGCCGTTCACCGACTTTCTCCGGTTGCGGCAGGACCGGAATCCGGTGTTTTTCCTCATCCTGATTGTCTGGGTGGTGATAACCGGGCATGCAATGTTTGAAGGAACGTTTGCATTGATACTTGAATCGGTGCTTCAATTCAGTGCCCGCGAATTTGGCCTGATCTTTACCGTAATCGGCATTGTTACGGCCGTGGTTCAGGGTGTGCTGATTGGTCCGCTGACACAGCGCTTCGGAAACAGGTTTTTAATTATCAGCGGATTGTGGTTTACCATGTTGTCGTTGGTAATTTTATCCCTGATGAGTCCGGATTCGCTGTGGTTGCTATACATCGGAATTGTGAGTTACTCCTTTGGTCTGGCTCTTTTTTCGCCCAGCATGAATGGACTGATTTCAGGAATGACCCATCAGGATGATCAGGGCAAAATCCTTGGCCTTTCTCAGGGTTTCGGAAGTCTGGGCCGGATTGTCGGACCGGTGACCGGTGGGCTGGCATTTACGGCAGGACCTCCGGGATTACCTCTTTGGGCTGGTGCAACTTTAATGGGCCTGGGGTTGTTATTAATTTGGAATCATTTGAAACCGGACCTGACCAGATCATGA
- a CDS encoding acetyl-CoA C-acyltransferase: MTEAYIVAGLRTPVGKAGKGNLRFARPDDLAADVVRQLVRSVPALDPARINDIIIGCAMPEAEQGFNMGRMVSLLADLPISVPGMTVNRFCASGLETIAIAVAKIRAGMADVVIAGGAESMSLVPMGGFKIAPNPKLVDTIPNYYLGMGLTAELVQAKYGISREDQDQFAFQSHQKALAAIQSGVFNAELVPITLERTWLNDKGKLAKETLTVQTDEGPRADTTPERLAQLKPVFLTGGTVTAGNSSQTSDGAAAVLIVSEKVVKELNLTPVARLVSYQVAGVHPEIMGIGPVEAIPLATRQAGLSIQDIGLTELNEAFAAQSLAVIRQAGLNPDTVNVNGGAIALGHPLGCTGTKLSVQLINEMKRRSVKYGMVTACVGGGQGVAGIFERLG, translated from the coding sequence ATGACCGAAGCCTATATCGTTGCCGGTTTACGTACACCGGTAGGAAAAGCGGGAAAAGGAAATCTGCGTTTTGCCCGACCGGATGATCTGGCAGCAGACGTGGTCAGGCAACTGGTCCGGTCGGTACCCGCACTGGATCCGGCCCGGATCAACGACATCATCATCGGATGCGCCATGCCGGAGGCTGAGCAGGGATTTAACATGGGCCGGATGGTGTCTCTGTTGGCCGACCTTCCGATTTCGGTTCCGGGAATGACAGTAAACCGGTTCTGTGCCAGCGGATTGGAGACCATTGCCATAGCCGTTGCCAAAATCCGCGCCGGAATGGCCGACGTGGTTATTGCCGGTGGGGCAGAAAGCATGAGTCTGGTTCCCATGGGCGGATTTAAAATCGCCCCGAATCCGAAATTGGTTGATACCATTCCCAATTATTACCTCGGAATGGGTCTGACTGCTGAACTGGTTCAGGCGAAATATGGAATTTCCCGTGAAGATCAGGATCAGTTTGCCTTCCAGAGTCATCAGAAAGCACTTGCTGCCATTCAGTCCGGTGTATTTAACGCCGAACTGGTCCCCATAACACTTGAACGAACCTGGCTGAATGACAAAGGGAAGCTGGCAAAAGAGACACTGACTGTTCAGACCGATGAAGGACCCCGTGCAGATACCACACCAGAACGGTTGGCCCAACTGAAACCGGTCTTTCTGACCGGAGGAACCGTAACGGCAGGTAATTCCAGTCAGACCTCGGATGGGGCAGCCGCCGTTCTGATTGTTTCAGAAAAGGTCGTTAAGGAATTAAACCTCACTCCGGTTGCGCGATTGGTAAGTTATCAGGTGGCGGGTGTCCATCCCGAAATCATGGGCATCGGTCCGGTCGAAGCCATTCCTCTGGCTACCCGTCAGGCTGGTTTATCCATTCAGGATATCGGACTGACCGAACTGAATGAAGCGTTTGCAGCTCAATCGCTGGCTGTCATCCGTCAGGCAGGGTTAAATCCGGACACAGTGAACGTCAACGGAGGAGCCATTGCTCTCGGTCACCCGCTGGGTTGTACCGGCACCAAGCTCTCCGTTCAGCTCATCAATGAGATGAAGCGGCGGTCGGTGAAATACGGCATGGTTACCGCCTGTGTGGGTGGAGGACAGGGAGTCGCCGGCATTTTTGAACGACTGGGGTGA
- a CDS encoding enoyl-CoA hydratase/isomerase family protein, with product MKRIIRHATVLGAGVMGCRLAAHLTNAGIDVLLLDITPSSLTPDEEKKGLSLTDPSVRNRLADSGLENARKSDPAAFYSKSLAARVKTGNFDDHFPLIKESDWILEAVIERLDIKQSVFERVDQYRKSGSLVSTNTSGIPVHQMLTGRSEDFKAHFLGTHFFNPPRYLRLLEVVPTPFTKREVVDFVLDFGDRYLGKSTVECKDTPDFIANRIGVFGMMNTFRVMAETGLGIDEIEAISGPLTGRPKSATFRTADLVGLDTLVLVASHLHEVLVHDEKRDVFNIPAFLTTLVANGWLGDKKGQGFFKKVKSAEGKSEIHTLNLETLTYHPKKKVSFPTIEMTKPVDDLRTRLKMIYGGMDKAAETWRRLTLDLLAYASNRITEISDSPENIDLALRGGFGWELGPFELWDVLGVQKVLADMDKAGVTPAGWVRDMVQSGQTTFYRREGTGRVVYHPAGKTIHQVSESKKYLLLDDRRSSHVVEKNAAASMIDLGDGILGLEFHSKMNSIGPDTVSMVIKAIDRAEKEFDGLVIGNQGQNFSAGANLALLLMAANEGEWDEIDLMVRQFQKMTMRVRYSSVPVVVAPHHLTLGGGCELVLHADHVQALAETYIGLVEVGVGLIPAGGGTKEMMMRAMDKVADGGVYLQNLRDAFMVMGTAKVATSAREALEMGILRPSDGETMNADRQLADAKSRAMSLAAAGYHKPAPRTDIRVPGRGGLATVKMSIHLMWMAKQITDYDKVVAEKLGYIMCGGNLSEETRVSEQYLLDLEREAFLSLCGDRRTLERIQHMLKTGKPLRN from the coding sequence ATGAAGCGGATCATCCGCCACGCAACCGTTTTGGGAGCAGGGGTGATGGGTTGCCGGCTGGCTGCCCACCTGACCAATGCCGGGATAGACGTGCTTTTACTCGATATCACCCCTTCTTCTCTGACCCCTGATGAGGAAAAAAAGGGACTGTCCCTGACCGATCCATCCGTCAGAAACCGGTTGGCTGATTCCGGACTTGAAAATGCCCGCAAATCAGATCCGGCCGCCTTTTACTCGAAATCCCTTGCTGCACGGGTGAAAACCGGAAACTTCGATGATCATTTTCCTTTGATTAAAGAGTCCGACTGGATTCTCGAAGCCGTGATTGAAAGACTCGACATTAAGCAATCGGTCTTTGAAAGGGTGGATCAATACCGCAAATCAGGAAGTCTGGTTTCGACGAATACCAGTGGAATTCCGGTACATCAGATGCTGACGGGCCGCTCAGAGGATTTTAAGGCTCATTTTCTGGGAACTCACTTTTTCAATCCCCCCCGGTATCTGCGTTTACTCGAGGTGGTACCCACTCCTTTTACCAAACGGGAAGTGGTCGATTTTGTGCTGGACTTCGGCGACCGCTATCTGGGAAAATCAACGGTTGAATGCAAGGATACACCCGATTTTATTGCAAACCGGATCGGGGTATTCGGCATGATGAATACGTTCAGGGTTATGGCAGAAACTGGTTTGGGAATCGACGAAATCGAAGCCATTTCCGGTCCGCTGACCGGACGCCCGAAATCGGCAACCTTCAGAACGGCCGATCTGGTCGGCCTCGATACGCTGGTATTGGTTGCGTCGCACCTGCATGAGGTGTTGGTTCATGATGAGAAGCGGGATGTGTTTAACATTCCGGCCTTTTTAACCACCCTGGTGGCCAACGGTTGGCTGGGTGATAAAAAGGGACAGGGTTTTTTCAAAAAGGTCAAATCGGCTGAAGGCAAATCAGAGATTCATACCCTGAATCTGGAAACGCTTACCTATCATCCAAAAAAGAAAGTCAGCTTTCCAACCATTGAGATGACCAAACCGGTGGATGACCTTAGAACCCGCCTGAAAATGATCTACGGTGGCATGGACAAGGCGGCTGAAACCTGGCGGCGACTAACTCTCGACCTGCTTGCCTATGCGTCGAACCGCATTACGGAAATCTCAGATTCACCCGAGAATATTGATCTTGCCCTCCGGGGCGGATTTGGCTGGGAATTGGGTCCGTTTGAGTTGTGGGATGTATTAGGCGTTCAGAAGGTGCTTGCCGATATGGACAAGGCAGGTGTCACACCAGCCGGATGGGTCCGTGACATGGTCCAATCGGGACAAACCACGTTCTACCGACGTGAAGGCACGGGAAGAGTTGTGTACCATCCAGCCGGAAAGACGATACATCAGGTATCGGAATCCAAAAAATACCTCCTGCTGGATGATCGCCGTTCCTCGCATGTGGTTGAGAAAAATGCTGCTGCCTCGATGATCGATCTGGGTGATGGCATTCTCGGTCTGGAGTTTCATTCGAAAATGAACAGCATTGGTCCCGATACCGTTTCTATGGTTATCAAGGCAATTGACCGGGCTGAGAAGGAATTTGACGGGCTGGTTATTGGCAATCAGGGACAGAATTTTTCGGCTGGTGCCAATCTGGCTTTGCTGCTCATGGCCGCCAATGAAGGGGAATGGGACGAAATTGATCTGATGGTCAGACAGTTCCAGAAAATGACCATGCGGGTCCGGTATTCGTCGGTTCCGGTGGTGGTTGCTCCCCATCATCTGACGTTGGGTGGTGGCTGTGAATTGGTTCTGCATGCCGACCACGTGCAGGCGCTGGCCGAAACGTATATCGGGCTGGTCGAGGTCGGTGTTGGACTGATACCCGCCGGAGGTGGCACCAAAGAAATGATGATGCGCGCCATGGACAAAGTGGCCGATGGCGGTGTCTATCTGCAGAATCTGCGCGATGCCTTTATGGTGATGGGAACGGCAAAGGTTGCTACCAGTGCGCGAGAGGCACTTGAAATGGGTATTCTGCGTCCGTCGGATGGTGAAACCATGAATGCAGACCGGCAATTGGCCGATGCAAAAAGTCGTGCCATGTCCCTGGCTGCAGCCGGTTACCATAAACCGGCTCCTCGTACCGATATCCGGGTACCGGGCAGGGGAGGGCTTGCAACGGTTAAAATGAGTATTCATCTCATGTGGATGGCCAAACAGATCACGGATTATGACAAGGTCGTTGCCGAAAAACTGGGCTACATCATGTGCGGTGGTAACCTCAGCGAAGAAACCAGAGTCTCCGAGCAATATCTGCTCGATCTGGAACGGGAAGCCTTTCTGAGTTTATGCGGAGACCGCCGGACGCTCGAGCGCATTCAGCACATGTTAAAAACAGGAAAACCTCTCAGAAATTAG